In Clostridium sp. SY8519, one genomic interval encodes:
- a CDS encoding Nramp family divalent metal transporter, translating to MSESKMKYAISRMGPGFIVAATTIGAGSIVSFTNAGANFGFNLTWWLIVLAVAQYAFNYGMKKYTIVTGMTVQEGILKHYGKGWSAVVGFAAFVGQVIYGIGNFIAVGLGFKMLFPMLPLPVGGLIGLIACIAMYVMKDIYKKVEHVTKICSIVMIIIFVISLIVTAATRGSENVVSMSPVGMPAGSFLVMLALMGTTCNLSTQAWACNLVKQKGYSVEDIKKGGLRIDTICQIVVVIGVSACCLFIGAVLLGGTPITNGGELVGALIGLLGVWIRPVFGIGFLAAAWSSQIMAPQLGVDLVFDGLGAKRDKRKMEIIINVILLIFAAVIAITAGGIPAQLLTAAQVGGIICTPLLGVFAILLVNREEEMGEYRIKAPYTVLLIILYIIQVAVIINNLIRLVHA from the coding sequence ATGAGTGAGTCAAAAATGAAATATGCTATCTCAAGAATGGGACCCGGTTTTATTGTAGCCGCTACAACAATCGGTGCCGGTTCGATTGTATCTTTTACAAATGCAGGGGCAAATTTCGGATTTAATTTAACTTGGTGGTTGATTGTGTTAGCAGTGGCGCAATATGCATTTAACTACGGGATGAAGAAATATACGATAGTCACTGGCATGACTGTGCAGGAAGGAATTTTGAAACATTATGGAAAAGGCTGGTCTGCTGTTGTAGGATTTGCAGCATTTGTGGGGCAGGTTATATATGGGATCGGTAATTTCATCGCGGTTGGACTAGGATTTAAAATGCTGTTCCCTATGCTTCCATTGCCTGTTGGTGGACTGATTGGATTGATTGCGTGTATCGCAATGTATGTTATGAAAGACATCTATAAAAAGGTTGAGCATGTAACTAAGATCTGTTCCATCGTAATGATAATAATTTTTGTCATTTCACTGATTGTCACTGCAGCAACCCGTGGATCCGAGAATGTTGTAAGTATGAGCCCTGTAGGAATGCCGGCAGGAAGCTTCCTGGTTATGCTCGCATTAATGGGAACTACATGCAATCTTTCGACACAGGCCTGGGCATGTAATCTGGTAAAACAAAAAGGTTATTCTGTCGAAGATATCAAGAAGGGCGGTTTACGGATCGATACGATTTGTCAGATTGTTGTAGTAATTGGAGTTTCGGCCTGCTGTTTGTTTATCGGAGCTGTTTTACTTGGAGGTACACCAATCACTAACGGAGGGGAACTGGTAGGTGCGTTAATCGGTTTGCTTGGTGTATGGATTCGCCCGGTATTTGGTATTGGCTTCCTGGCAGCTGCATGGTCTTCGCAGATTATGGCACCGCAGCTTGGAGTAGACCTGGTCTTTGATGGTTTGGGCGCAAAAAGAGACAAGAGAAAAATGGAGATTATTATTAATGTGATTCTTTTGATTTTTGCGGCGGTAATTGCGATTACTGCCGGCGGTATTCCGGCTCAGCTATTAACAGCTGCACAGGTTGGAGGAATAATTTGTACACCGCTTCTCGGAGTATTTGCGATTCTGTTAGTGAACAGAGAGGAAGAAATGGGTGAGTACAGAATTAAAGCGCCGTATACTGTGCTTCTGATTATCCTTTATATCATCCAGGTGGCAGTTATTATTAATAATCTGATCCGTTTGGTACATGCATGA
- a CDS encoding dihydroorotase family protein, which yields MMKFDLVIKNGLVWQEDKNFYPLTVCVNGEKIAALLDPGTEVEAEQVIDASGKYVMPGFIDPHCHMRDPGLTQKEDYYTGTMAAAHSGITMIMAQPNTKPVPSSLEAYMEQVNEAKKKAVVDFNPIGSPLGDREEVHKIAKAGALWFKIFEKVATYPYNTTAGTLDTHRIYEAFQDCEKEGKYCSVHPFDKHFFDAAVARVKAEGKPLTLANVRHQWYSDEEMTGAAYQLAYFARKTGMKWYAMHCWMPGYIDLVRMLKKRGDMTIVSSFEYMPAIDASDEIWDKEGQKFIYINHDAAPDKEKIWEAVQDGTLDMIGSDHAPCKPSEYNPEDALHTSAGFAMLDYFGHLLLNEVNSGHFSMQRLVEVTSENCAKTFGLYPRKGSNIIGSDADFTIADMNCEWEITKDDMVYTKTQTVPYVGKKLKGKVTQTIVRGRVVMNDGIVDCEPGYGKFITVE from the coding sequence ATGATGAAATTTGATTTAGTGATTAAAAATGGATTGGTGTGGCAGGAAGATAAAAATTTTTATCCGTTAACCGTATGTGTGAACGGAGAGAAGATTGCGGCGCTATTGGATCCGGGAACGGAAGTTGAGGCAGAACAGGTGATTGACGCTTCCGGAAAATATGTAATGCCGGGTTTTATTGATCCGCATTGTCACATGAGAGATCCCGGCTTAACACAGAAAGAGGATTATTACACGGGAACCATGGCAGCCGCTCATTCCGGAATTACCATGATTATGGCACAGCCGAATACCAAACCGGTGCCTTCCTCACTGGAGGCATATATGGAGCAGGTCAATGAGGCCAAGAAAAAAGCAGTGGTGGATTTTAATCCGATCGGGAGTCCTTTGGGTGATCGGGAGGAAGTGCATAAAATTGCGAAGGCCGGAGCACTTTGGTTTAAGATTTTTGAGAAAGTGGCTACGTATCCGTATAATACTACAGCAGGTACTCTTGATACGCACAGAATTTACGAAGCGTTTCAGGACTGTGAAAAAGAAGGTAAATACTGCTCGGTTCATCCGTTTGACAAACACTTTTTTGATGCAGCAGTGGCAAGGGTAAAAGCAGAAGGCAAGCCGCTTACTTTAGCGAATGTCCGTCATCAGTGGTACAGTGATGAAGAGATGACGGGAGCTGCATATCAGCTGGCTTATTTCGCGCGGAAGACTGGAATGAAATGGTACGCGATGCATTGCTGGATGCCCGGATATATTGACTTGGTAAGGATGCTGAAAAAACGCGGGGATATGACGATTGTATCTTCGTTTGAGTATATGCCGGCAATCGATGCGTCTGATGAAATCTGGGATAAAGAAGGACAGAAATTTATTTACATTAATCATGATGCGGCGCCGGATAAGGAAAAAATCTGGGAGGCTGTACAGGATGGAACATTGGATATGATTGGTTCAGATCATGCACCGTGTAAACCGAGTGAATACAACCCGGAGGATGCGCTGCACACCAGTGCAGGGTTTGCAATGCTGGATTATTTTGGTCATTTACTTCTGAATGAAGTAAACAGCGGGCATTTTTCCATGCAGAGACTGGTGGAAGTGACTTCTGAAAATTGTGCGAAAACTTTTGGTCTGTATCCGAGGAAGGGCTCTAATATTATCGGGTCTGACGCGGATTTTACAATTGCAGATATGAACTGCGAATGGGAAATTACAAAGGATGACATGGTATACACCAAAACGCAGACGGTTCCATATGTTGGAAAAAAACTGAAAGGAAAAGTGACTCAGACGATCGTTCGGGGACGTGTGGTTATGAACGACGGAATCGTAGACTGTGAACCGGGATACGGCAAATTCATTACCGTGGAATAG
- a CDS encoding adenylosuccinate lyase family protein — MKNTLTEVQQILSRNGKFTRWLAVEKALANAQGKLGIIPAKAAEQIDAKASVVCLAIDQYDALYQKTGHPMVSLLRLLEAAVGPEAGQYIHLGATTQDIIDTATVLAIKRTIELTEEKLDHMVQAAAGLAEKYARTPMIGRTHNVQALPITFGYKAAIWASELNRCMERIHESRERILVIQLSGAVGSMVSFGTDGPKIQKLMAEELGLGEPDICWHASRDRFAEFAADMSLVGTALGRIAQEVYLLMGTEYGELSEYWGDGRVGSSTMPHKVNPTSTQHMIGRGTALRYLSAQIQELALVDHERNMQHSIEEERALEEICMAVAELMDRGQQLLETLVVNEDNMLRNLKLLGGLTQSEHIMLELGKTIGKQNAHRVVTKIAVDTFKNHLNFEEELIKNHRITEALGEDKIHDLLDPMKYIGLCPQMAMDIAKKLKRNRE; from the coding sequence ATGAAAAATACATTAACAGAAGTACAGCAGATATTATCTCGAAATGGAAAATTTACGCGTTGGCTGGCTGTGGAAAAAGCATTGGCAAATGCCCAGGGGAAACTGGGCATTATTCCTGCCAAAGCAGCAGAGCAAATTGATGCGAAAGCCAGTGTTGTGTGTCTTGCAATTGATCAATATGATGCGCTCTACCAAAAAACCGGACATCCGATGGTATCACTGCTGCGCTTATTGGAAGCAGCGGTGGGACCGGAGGCGGGGCAGTATATTCATCTGGGTGCCACAACACAGGATATTATAGATACAGCTACGGTATTAGCAATAAAGCGGACGATCGAACTGACGGAAGAAAAACTGGATCATATGGTTCAGGCAGCAGCCGGATTGGCAGAAAAATATGCCAGAACGCCTATGATAGGGCGAACGCACAATGTACAGGCATTGCCCATCACCTTTGGGTATAAGGCTGCGATCTGGGCAAGTGAACTGAATCGCTGTATGGAAAGAATCCATGAGAGCAGAGAGCGGATCCTTGTCATCCAGTTATCCGGAGCTGTAGGATCTATGGTTTCATTTGGAACGGACGGCCCAAAGATTCAGAAGCTTATGGCAGAAGAACTTGGTCTTGGAGAACCGGATATTTGTTGGCATGCATCCAGAGATCGATTTGCGGAATTTGCCGCAGATATGTCGTTGGTTGGAACGGCATTGGGCCGAATTGCCCAGGAAGTATATTTGCTGATGGGCACGGAGTATGGAGAACTGTCAGAATACTGGGGAGACGGGCGTGTAGGTTCCTCTACCATGCCGCATAAAGTAAATCCCACAAGTACCCAGCATATGATTGGACGCGGGACAGCACTGCGTTACCTGTCTGCACAGATACAGGAACTTGCGTTGGTGGATCATGAGAGAAATATGCAACACTCCATTGAAGAAGAAAGGGCACTGGAAGAAATATGCATGGCAGTCGCTGAACTTATGGACCGTGGCCAGCAGCTGTTGGAAACTCTGGTAGTGAATGAAGACAACATGCTCAGAAATCTGAAACTGCTGGGAGGGCTGACACAGTCGGAGCATATTATGCTGGAACTGGGAAAGACAATTGGAAAACAGAATGCCCATCGAGTTGTGACTAAGATCGCAGTGGACACATTTAAAAATCATTTGAATTTTGAGGAAGAATTAATAAAAAATCACCGGATTACTGAGGCACTGGGGGAAGATAAAATACATGATCTTCTGGATCCGATGAAATATATCGGACTGTGCCCACAGATGGCGATGGACATTGCAAAAAAGCTAAAGAGAAACCGAGAATGA
- a CDS encoding malic enzyme-like NAD(P)-binding protein, which produces MNMTNINKLALEKHKELKGKIEVVSRAHLNSLEDLSILYTPGVAEPCRVIQQDVSKSYELTRRGNMIAVITDGTAVLGLGDIGPEAGMPVMEGKCLLFKELGNVDAFPLCIQSRDVDVFVETVVQIAGSFGGINLEDIAAPRCFEIEEKLKQRLDIPVFHDDQHGTAVVVLAGLINAMKVTRKKKESCKVVVNGAGAAGTAITKLLLRYGFSNILLCDRSGIIVEGRPNLNKAKKEIAEITNRSMEQGELKDALVDADVFIGVSAPGIITPEMVRTMHKDPIIFAMANPIPEIMPDLAKEAGAAIVGTGRSDFPNQVNNVMAFPGIFRGALDVRASEINEEMKMAAAIAIAESIPDQELSASRVLPDALDQNVFRQVSEAVAQAAIDTKVNRI; this is translated from the coding sequence ATGAATATGACGAATATAAATAAGCTTGCATTAGAAAAACATAAAGAATTGAAAGGGAAAATTGAAGTGGTTTCCCGCGCGCATCTGAATTCGCTGGAGGATCTGAGCATCCTTTATACTCCCGGTGTCGCAGAACCTTGCCGGGTGATTCAGCAGGATGTCAGCAAGAGTTATGAACTCACCAGACGCGGCAATATGATCGCTGTGATCACAGATGGAACGGCAGTGCTTGGCCTGGGTGATATCGGACCGGAGGCAGGTATGCCGGTTATGGAAGGAAAATGCCTGCTGTTTAAAGAATTAGGAAATGTAGATGCGTTCCCGCTCTGCATCCAGTCCAGAGATGTGGATGTTTTTGTAGAAACTGTTGTACAGATTGCCGGAAGTTTCGGAGGGATAAATTTGGAGGATATCGCTGCGCCGAGATGTTTCGAAATCGAGGAAAAGCTGAAGCAGCGTCTGGATATTCCGGTATTTCACGATGATCAGCATGGAACTGCGGTGGTTGTACTTGCAGGCCTGATCAATGCTATGAAAGTGACCAGAAAGAAAAAAGAGTCATGCAAAGTAGTTGTAAACGGTGCTGGAGCTGCCGGTACAGCGATTACAAAACTACTGTTGCGCTATGGATTTTCAAATATCCTTCTCTGTGATCGTTCCGGTATTATTGTGGAGGGAAGGCCCAATTTAAATAAGGCGAAAAAAGAAATTGCTGAGATAACAAACCGCAGCATGGAACAGGGCGAATTAAAAGATGCCTTGGTTGATGCAGATGTTTTTATCGGGGTTTCCGCACCGGGTATTATTACCCCGGAAATGGTCAGAACGATGCATAAAGATCCTATCATCTTTGCCATGGCAAATCCGATTCCGGAAATCATGCCGGATCTGGCAAAGGAAGCTGGAGCGGCAATTGTCGGCACAGGACGAAGTGATTTCCCGAATCAGGTTAATAATGTGATGGCATTTCCGGGAATCTTTAGGGGAGCACTGGACGTACGGGCATCAGAGATTAATGAAGAGATGAAGATGGCAGCGGCAATAGCAATTGCCGAGTCGATTCCGGATCAGGAATTATCGGCCAGTCGTGTACTGCCGGATGCATTGGATCAGAATGTGTTCCGTCAGGTATCTGAGGCAGTCGCACAGGCAGCAATAGATACAAAAGTAAACAGAATTTAA
- a CDS encoding GntR family transcriptional regulator, protein MRDSLLKIREKYTDKMQVSEMLYHVFKDAMVQGVFIPGFRLKEEDLAEIFQVSRTPVRETIKRLENEGLVTTDHVQGSIIKKLQLDECLDTLEVLEWLRSAAIEFLQGHLPRPILMRLEANLKYGSTLTDPKKQYDNNAEFHALLIKATGNTELINITERLQFKEKIIANNILPFHYEENYVNNHRELLATIIDNNRDELKKYKEHNDALCKKYMNSLIVAYLQDEY, encoded by the coding sequence ATGCGTGATAGTCTACTGAAAATAAGAGAAAAATATACTGATAAAATGCAGGTAAGTGAAATGCTGTACCATGTTTTTAAGGACGCTATGGTACAGGGTGTATTCATTCCCGGTTTTCGTTTGAAAGAAGAAGATCTGGCAGAAATCTTCCAGGTCAGCCGTACTCCAGTTCGCGAAACTATTAAACGACTGGAAAACGAAGGTCTGGTAACCACTGACCATGTGCAGGGCTCTATTATAAAAAAATTACAGTTGGACGAGTGTCTCGACACCTTAGAGGTATTAGAATGGCTGCGCAGTGCCGCCATTGAATTTCTCCAAGGTCACCTTCCACGTCCCATACTCATGCGTCTAGAGGCCAATCTAAAATATGGCTCCACGTTAACAGATCCTAAAAAACAATACGATAACAATGCGGAATTCCATGCTCTGCTCATCAAAGCAACCGGAAATACGGAACTCATCAATATTACCGAACGACTGCAATTTAAAGAAAAAATCATCGCAAACAATATTCTCCCATTTCACTATGAAGAAAACTATGTAAACAATCATCGGGAACTGCTGGCAACTATCATTGACAACAACAGGGATGAACTGAAAAAATATAAAGAGCATAATGATGCCCTTTGCAAAAAATATATGAATTCCCTGATTGTTGCATATCTCCAGGATGAATATTGA
- a CDS encoding cyclase family protein — translation MSEIPQRHTREECFAHTNDWKKPYDGNIFDMFKDGKFELVDLSNPFGRGNPLWPSNGDFHIDRVQHMPMHYRLLQTFNSFHMHNSTHADSPSHVIPESPFTHELPIENYFGEAVCLDIPKGKWELISVEDIENAAKKVPGGIKEGDWVLLNTGTHRRWGENDDYFAYSPGLSIEGAHWFVDHHVRGVGFDMQAIDHILYTYAAEHGPGPYVPRAVEEYEEEFGHPAKEDFPEWEPCHDILLSNNVMGIENLGGDLDKLTNQRFLFCAFPLRWYMGDGTIVRAVAFVPSDRIDRSVPDKEYPYGVY, via the coding sequence ATGTCAGAGATTCCACAGAGACACACAAGAGAGGAGTGCTTTGCACATACCAATGACTGGAAAAAACCCTATGATGGCAATATTTTCGATATGTTCAAGGATGGAAAATTCGAATTAGTGGATTTGTCCAATCCGTTCGGAAGAGGCAACCCGTTATGGCCGTCAAACGGAGATTTCCACATCGACCGTGTACAGCATATGCCGATGCATTATCGTCTGCTTCAGACTTTTAATTCCTTCCATATGCACAACTCGACCCATGCGGACTCCCCTTCCCATGTCATTCCGGAAAGCCCGTTTACCCATGAGCTTCCTATCGAGAACTACTTCGGAGAAGCCGTATGTCTGGACATTCCGAAAGGCAAATGGGAGCTGATTTCGGTAGAAGATATCGAGAATGCAGCCAAGAAAGTTCCGGGCGGAATCAAGGAAGGCGACTGGGTACTGTTAAATACCGGTACACACAGACGCTGGGGCGAAAATGATGACTATTTCGCATACAGCCCGGGATTATCCATTGAAGGCGCGCACTGGTTTGTGGATCATCACGTACGCGGCGTCGGATTTGATATGCAGGCTATCGACCACATTCTTTATACATACGCGGCAGAGCATGGCCCCGGCCCGTATGTACCCCGTGCGGTAGAAGAATATGAAGAAGAATTCGGCCATCCGGCCAAAGAGGACTTCCCGGAGTGGGAGCCGTGCCATGATATTCTTCTTTCCAACAATGTCATGGGTATCGAAAACCTGGGCGGCGATCTGGACAAACTGACCAACCAGAGATTCTTATTCTGCGCGTTCCCGCTTCGCTGGTACATGGGCGATGGTACAATCGTACGTGCGGTTGCCTTTGTTCCGTCTGACCGGATTGACAGAAGCGTGCCGGATAAAGAATATCCTTACGGTGTATACTAA
- a CDS encoding MATE family efflux transporter — protein sequence MANDFSRGKVWRIVLAQAIPLTLASFVQLLYNVVDRIYIGHLSGSGGMALTGVGVTFPIVTLVLAFTMLFASGGAPLFSMARGAGDTERASRLQSSTLTLLLICAMLITVIGLAFGRPILYLFGATAESYPYAAAYFRIYILGTLPVMFATGMNYFINAQGFPKIGMLTTVLGALINLGLDPVFIFALHLGVGGAAIATVISQAVSALWVLRFLTGGQCLIPIRRAQMRPDLRITGQIVQLGLAGFVQQGTNSLVQIVCNLTLRNYGGAVYVGVMTILNSVREILHLPIMGLTTGSQPVMGFNYGARKYERVKSAIRFNTAVGVTFLFAAWIVVLLFPHLFVSLFTNDPELIRLGIPAMHRYFFGFFLMGLQFSGQSVFTALGYAKRAIFFSLFRKVIIVVPLTLLLPAMGMGVSGVFTAEPISNAIGGIACAVTMYVTVYRKLGREDRKPVKKQDCGNMQ from the coding sequence ATGGCAAATGATTTTTCCAGAGGAAAGGTATGGCGGATTGTGCTGGCACAGGCGATCCCGCTGACCCTCGCGTCCTTTGTACAGCTCCTGTACAATGTAGTGGACCGCATCTATATCGGACATTTATCCGGCAGCGGCGGTATGGCGCTGACAGGGGTAGGCGTGACCTTTCCGATTGTTACACTGGTGCTGGCCTTTACCATGCTGTTTGCCAGCGGCGGCGCGCCTTTGTTTTCCATGGCGCGGGGCGCCGGAGATACTGAGCGGGCCAGCCGTCTGCAGAGCAGTACACTGACGCTGCTGTTGATCTGTGCAATGTTGATTACTGTCATCGGGCTGGCGTTTGGCCGCCCGATTCTGTATCTTTTTGGCGCCACGGCAGAGAGTTATCCCTACGCAGCCGCGTATTTCCGGATCTATATCCTGGGAACCCTCCCTGTGATGTTTGCTACCGGTATGAATTACTTCATCAATGCCCAGGGATTTCCAAAGATCGGGATGCTGACCACTGTCCTTGGCGCCCTGATCAACCTTGGGCTGGATCCGGTATTTATTTTCGCGCTTCATCTGGGTGTGGGCGGCGCAGCCATTGCGACAGTGATCAGCCAGGCGGTATCGGCGCTCTGGGTTCTCCGTTTTCTGACAGGAGGCCAGTGTCTGATTCCCATCCGCCGTGCGCAGATGCGTCCGGATCTGCGTATAACCGGACAGATTGTGCAGCTGGGGCTGGCGGGTTTTGTGCAGCAGGGAACCAATTCGCTGGTGCAGATCGTATGCAACCTTACGCTTCGCAATTACGGCGGCGCAGTATATGTGGGCGTCATGACGATCCTGAATTCGGTCCGGGAGATCCTGCATCTGCCGATTATGGGGCTGACGACCGGTTCCCAGCCGGTGATGGGATTTAATTACGGCGCGCGCAAATATGAACGGGTCAAGTCGGCGATTCGCTTTAATACGGCAGTAGGTGTGACATTTCTTTTTGCTGCCTGGATTGTGGTGCTGCTTTTTCCTCACCTGTTTGTCTCGCTGTTTACCAATGATCCGGAGCTGATCCGCTTAGGCATACCGGCGATGCATCGGTATTTTTTCGGATTTTTTCTTATGGGACTTCAGTTTTCCGGTCAGTCGGTATTTACAGCATTGGGTTACGCGAAGCGGGCAATTTTCTTTTCTCTGTTCCGTAAGGTAATCATTGTGGTGCCCTTGACGCTGCTGCTGCCCGCCATGGGGATGGGGGTCAGCGGAGTCTTTACGGCGGAACCCATCAGCAATGCTATCGGCGGTATTGCCTGCGCGGTTACCATGTATGTTACGGTGTATCGAAAACTGGGCAGGGAGGACAGAAAGCCGGTGAAAAAACAGGACTGCGGAAACATGCAGTAA
- a CDS encoding fibronectin type III domain-containing protein has protein sequence MRENRMKRIRRCGMAAALSAAVACSAAAPAFAAGNDFGDAQLMQKGKTYTGTLKEMEGAQYYRFKTDSTKGMKYRLTGSNSRSNAPAGAWALSVQIWDKANSESVKVFHANKNGSNYVTLSDLKPSKTYYVIVQSEGGTRNYYNEKYAIRYTASAVKPSTGKIRSLKSGSRKLTVTYRKASYGERYQISYKKKGTSSWKTVQNGKKLTKTISHLKKGKKYYVRVRAQRKVSGVWYSGKWSAVKSVKVR, from the coding sequence ATGCGTGAAAATAGAATGAAACGGATACGCAGATGCGGTATGGCTGCGGCACTTTCTGCGGCAGTTGCATGTTCCGCTGCGGCACCGGCTTTTGCAGCCGGAAATGATTTCGGAGACGCACAGCTGATGCAGAAGGGGAAGACTTATACAGGCACCCTGAAAGAAATGGAAGGAGCGCAGTACTATCGGTTCAAGACAGACAGCACAAAAGGAATGAAATACCGCCTGACGGGATCCAACAGCAGGAGCAACGCGCCGGCCGGCGCCTGGGCATTGTCTGTTCAGATATGGGATAAGGCGAACAGCGAAAGTGTCAAAGTATTCCACGCCAATAAGAACGGCAGCAATTACGTGACGTTATCGGACCTCAAGCCGTCGAAAACATACTATGTGATTGTGCAGTCGGAAGGTGGTACGCGGAATTATTATAATGAAAAGTATGCTATTCGCTATACGGCCAGTGCAGTGAAACCGTCCACAGGGAAAATCCGTTCCTTAAAGAGCGGCTCCCGCAAACTGACAGTTACTTACCGCAAGGCATCCTATGGAGAGCGTTACCAGATCAGCTATAAAAAGAAGGGCACGTCCTCCTGGAAGACCGTCCAGAATGGAAAGAAGCTGACCAAAACCATTTCACACCTGAAAAAAGGGAAGAAATACTACGTCAGAGTCCGCGCGCAGCGTAAGGTATCCGGTGTCTGGTACAGCGGCAAGTGGTCGGCGGTAAAGAGCGTAAAAGTTCGATAG
- a CDS encoding zf-HC2 domain-containing protein: MSDRRNEKQTADCAVIRDLLPLYQDQVCSEGSRRLVEEHLKSCAACRKIAESLSDTELDRELKQNTSEVLSRQARKEKRRAARAGGIMAGILLIPIIICLICNLAVGHGLNWFFIVLTAMLIAASVTVVPLLAEKARLGKALISLMGSLILLYLSTSVYVGGNWFFAASAGTVFGLSAVAAPLILKSFLNSYGTGETAGSLTDTISCGESRAVQWLKGKTGVLSMLWESLWIYLLMLAAGWMQNPAERAEFLRPALSAVTVFLIIAWAVFLICRYLPLNRWFKAAAGTWIGGFCFCFMNDIFYLLLDGRWRHSLRFVDFSHPVTEQTINANICLTGLLIGLAAGGVFLILGFIRRHRRENS; encoded by the coding sequence ATGAGTGATCGCAGAAATGAGAAGCAAACAGCGGACTGCGCAGTGATACGCGATCTGCTGCCGCTGTATCAGGATCAGGTATGCAGTGAGGGCAGCAGAAGGCTTGTGGAGGAACATTTGAAATCCTGCGCGGCGTGCAGAAAGATAGCGGAATCTCTTTCGGATACCGAACTGGACCGGGAGCTGAAGCAGAATACGTCGGAGGTACTGAGCCGCCAGGCCAGAAAAGAGAAGCGGCGGGCAGCCAGAGCAGGAGGAATCATGGCAGGAATTTTGCTGATTCCGATCATTATCTGTCTGATCTGTAATCTGGCGGTTGGTCATGGGCTGAACTGGTTTTTCATCGTATTGACGGCTATGCTGATTGCGGCTTCCGTAACCGTGGTTCCGCTGCTGGCGGAAAAAGCCCGTCTGGGAAAGGCATTGATCAGCCTGATGGGATCCCTGATTCTTTTGTATCTGAGTACATCGGTATATGTCGGCGGAAACTGGTTCTTCGCGGCATCTGCAGGTACGGTATTCGGCCTGTCTGCAGTGGCAGCGCCGCTGATTCTGAAAAGTTTTCTGAACAGTTACGGTACCGGTGAAACAGCCGGAAGTCTGACAGATACGATTTCCTGCGGGGAAAGCCGGGCCGTGCAGTGGCTAAAAGGGAAAACAGGTGTGCTTTCCATGCTCTGGGAGAGTCTGTGGATCTATCTGCTGATGCTTGCGGCGGGATGGATGCAGAATCCGGCGGAGCGGGCGGAATTTTTACGGCCGGCGCTGAGCGCGGTAACGGTATTTCTGATTATTGCCTGGGCAGTGTTCCTGATCTGCAGATACCTTCCGCTGAACCGCTGGTTTAAGGCGGCAGCCGGTACGTGGATCGGCGGATTTTGCTTCTGCTTTATGAATGATATTTTTTACCTGCTGCTTGACGGCAGATGGAGACATTCTCTGCGGTTTGTGGATTTTTCACATCCGGTGACGGAGCAGACAATCAATGCGAATATTTGTCTGACAGGATTGCTGATTGGACTTGCAGCCGGTGGGGTATTTCTGATTCTGGGATTTATACGCAGACACAGGAGAGAGAACAGCTGA
- a CDS encoding sigma-70 family RNA polymerase sigma factor: MDFDKLYRVYWMRVYSYVLTLLRDQNAAEEVTQETFFRALKAQHSYKGKAEVFTWLCAIAKNLCMDRMRGKKTEEIPDTLAAADDTMQQLEDQEDVFRIHQVLHEMEEPYKEVFQLRVFGEMSFRDVGRIFGKTENWARVTYHRARLKIKERMAAREGKSSE; encoded by the coding sequence ATGGATTTTGACAAACTGTACCGGGTGTACTGGATGCGTGTGTATTCCTATGTCCTGACGCTCCTGCGGGATCAGAACGCTGCAGAGGAAGTGACGCAGGAGACATTTTTCCGCGCACTGAAGGCACAGCACAGTTACAAAGGGAAGGCAGAGGTCTTTACCTGGCTCTGTGCCATCGCGAAAAATCTCTGCATGGACCGGATGCGCGGAAAAAAGACGGAGGAGATTCCGGATACGCTGGCAGCTGCGGATGATACGATGCAGCAGCTGGAGGATCAGGAGGACGTGTTTCGGATCCATCAGGTGCTTCACGAGATGGAGGAGCCGTATAAAGAGGTGTTCCAGCTCAGGGTGTTCGGGGAGATGTCTTTCCGGGATGTGGGGCGGATTTTCGGGAAGACGGAGAATTGGGCCCGGGTGACGTATCATCGGGCCAGGCTGAAGATAAAAGAACGGATGGCAGCGAGGGAAGGAAAAAGTTCGGAGTAG